Genomic window (Verrucomicrobiota bacterium):
CCGATCCTCATCAAGGACAACATCGCCACGCACGACCGGCTGCACACCTCCGCGGGCTCCCTCGCTCTGGCGGACTCCATCGCTTCCGCCGACGCCTTTTTGGTCCGGCGGCTGCGCGATGCGGGAGCCGTCATCCTCGGCAAAACGAATCTCAGCGAATGGGCCAACTTTCGCGGCTCCAATTCCATCAGCGGCTGGAGCGCGCGCGGGGGTCAAACTCGCAATCCCCATTGCCTGGATCGCAGCCCTTCGGGTTCAAGCTCGGGTTCCGCCGCCGCCGCCGCCGCCGCTCTCTGCGCCGCCGCCGTCGGCACCGAAACGGACGGTTCCATCGTTTCACCCGCCAATCATTGCGGCGTCGTCGGTCTCAAACCAACCGTCGGCCTCGTCAGCCGCTCCGGCATCATTCCGATCTCCCACAGCCAGGACACCGCCGGTCCCATGACGCGCTCGGTGGACGATGCCGCCCGCCTGCTCGACGCCCTCCAGGGACAGGACGATCAGGATCCCGCCACGCGCGCCGCAGCCTCATTTTCCGTGAAGGACATGAGCCCACCGTCTCCTGAATCGTTGCGCGGCGCCCGCCTGGGCGTCCTCCGCAGCAGCTTCGGCTTTCACCCGCTTGTCGATGTCGCGGTCGAAAAAGCCCTCCAGATTCTGCAATCCGCGGGCGCCATCCTCATCGATCCCGTCCATCCCCCTGCCCGCTCCGATTTGGGTGATGCCGAGTTCCAAACCATGCTCTATGAATTCAAGGATGGACTGAACCGCTACCTCGCCAGCCTCGGGCCCGGTTCCCGCATCCACAATCTCGAGGAGCTCATCGCTTTCAACGAGGAACATCGGGACCGCGAACTCCCTTTCTTCGGCCAGTCAACGCTTGTCGCAGCTCAAACCAAGGGTCCCCTCACCGAGACGCGCTACCTGGAAGCCCGGAAGAAATGCGTGGCGTGGTCTCGAACCCAAGGACTGGAAGCCATGTTTGAACAACATCGCCTGGATGCCCTCGTTGCCCCCACCGGGGGGCCCGCTCACACGCTGGATCACGTCGCCGGGGATCGCTGGCTCGGCGGCAGTTCCACTCTCTCGGCTGTCTCCGGCTATCCCCACATTACTGTTCCATGCGGACTCGTCTGGGGTTTGCCGGTGGGGCTGTCGTTCATGGGGCTTGCCTGGAGCGAAGCCAAACTCCTGCGCCTGGCCGGCGCTTTCGAGGCCGCCTCGTCGTTTCGCCACCCACCTCGGTATCAACCCACGCTGCAATTTGGCGAACTCATCTGATCCCCGCCGTCAGTGGCTCTTCCGGATGGCTTCCTTCTTCTCTTCGAGCTCGGCTTGGATGGATTTGCGGTCGCTCACCAACTGCTTCTCAAACTGGGTGAACGCTTCGACGTCGCCTTTGGCCATCGCCTTCGCCATCTCGCCCTGCAGGAAAATCTCGCGATCGGCGATGCGCGCCTTGCATTCCGATTCCACTTCGGCCAGGCGCTTCTTC
Coding sequences:
- a CDS encoding amidase is translated as MRRRDFMRKTGAATLFAGLPAGPANPRTQPPTPRPPRRSFPHSELQSLSLAQIQSAFRSRALGIVELTSAYLDRIRAIDQTGPRLRSVIEVNPDALAIAKALEKELRHGASRSPLHGIPILIKDNIATHDRLHTSAGSLALADSIASADAFLVRRLRDAGAVILGKTNLSEWANFRGSNSISGWSARGGQTRNPHCLDRSPSGSSSGSAAAAAAALCAAAVGTETDGSIVSPANHCGVVGLKPTVGLVSRSGIIPISHSQDTAGPMTRSVDDAARLLDALQGQDDQDPATRAAASFSVKDMSPPSPESLRGARLGVLRSSFGFHPLVDVAVEKALQILQSAGAILIDPVHPPARSDLGDAEFQTMLYEFKDGLNRYLASLGPGSRIHNLEELIAFNEEHRDRELPFFGQSTLVAAQTKGPLTETRYLEARKKCVAWSRTQGLEAMFEQHRLDALVAPTGGPAHTLDHVAGDRWLGGSSTLSAVSGYPHITVPCGLVWGLPVGLSFMGLAWSEAKLLRLAGAFEAASSFRHPPRYQPTLQFGELI